The following are from one region of the Phormidium sp. PBR-2020 genome:
- a CDS encoding DUF1517 domain-containing protein yields MVQQHSRANSDANVGLDDSPRKDLRLSLMQRLLLFLTSLLAVLSVNSLHVNGPPSNPSLELGLEQVEARRGGGGRSRGGSFGRSRSRGSSRSRSGSRSSRRIGGSSGTSSGRSRPLSFFDFLIALIVVAIFLIRQVQEFQGNSNDDQPAAPNPDTWGSATVTKLQLALLGQVDNLHSELLTLSQRQPRTASDRAQLLQDTALALLRNPESWTHIWANSIHYNQAERVDKAFQHLTLLEERQNRPESFPESEGESEYVLVTLILVTDHLQPIFSPVHSEDEQKQALETLAALDSQCLGKLEVYVHPKSLGKNLTKEELVCHNDHLISL; encoded by the coding sequence ATGGTTCAACAACACAGCCGAGCAAACTCCGATGCTAACGTGGGACTAGACGACTCACCTCGGAAAGACCTCCGGCTCAGCCTCATGCAGCGTTTGCTCCTTTTCCTGACCAGTCTTCTGGCTGTTCTCTCCGTCAATAGTCTGCACGTTAACGGTCCCCCTTCTAACCCCTCCCTAGAACTCGGCCTAGAACAAGTCGAAGCCCGACGTGGCGGTGGCGGCCGTAGCCGAGGTGGGTCTTTTGGGCGTTCTCGTTCTCGTGGCTCCTCCCGTTCTCGTTCCGGGAGTCGCAGCAGTCGAAGAATTGGTGGCTCCTCAGGGACCAGTTCCGGCCGCTCCCGTCCCCTAAGCTTCTTTGACTTTCTGATTGCGCTCATCGTCGTGGCGATATTCCTAATCCGCCAAGTTCAAGAATTTCAGGGTAACTCCAACGACGACCAGCCAGCAGCCCCCAACCCCGACACTTGGGGGAGCGCAACGGTCACCAAACTACAACTCGCCCTCCTCGGCCAAGTCGATAATCTCCATAGCGAACTGCTGACCCTGTCCCAGCGCCAACCCAGGACAGCGAGCGATCGCGCCCAATTACTCCAAGACACCGCCCTCGCCCTACTACGAAACCCAGAATCCTGGACCCATATCTGGGCCAACTCCATTCACTACAACCAAGCCGAACGAGTCGACAAAGCCTTCCAACACCTGACCCTCCTAGAAGAGCGTCAGAACCGGCCCGAATCTTTCCCAGAATCCGAGGGCGAAAGTGAATATGTCCTCGTCACCCTGATTCTCGTGACGGATCATCTGCAACCCATCTTCTCCCCCGTCCATTCAGAAGACGAACAGAAACAGGCCTTAGAAACCCTAGCCGCCCTGGATTCTCAATGTCTCGGGAAACTAGAAGTGTATGTTCATCCCAAGTCGTTAGGCAAAAACCTAACCAAAGAGGAACTCGTCTGCCACAACGACCATCTCATTTCCCTCTAA
- a CDS encoding N-6 DNA methylase, which translates to MDASEFKEFIFGMLFLKRLSDEFDRKREEIKRQYADLDEEMVAELLEDPQSYGETFFVPRRARWHESWLDVDEDGNPVQVPAIKHLKQNIGDMLNKALAAVEDTNDALAGVLKNNINFNAVKGKTKIADQKWKDLIDHFNQPGFVLVNDNFEFPDLLGAAYEYLIKFFADSAGKKGGEFYTPAEVVRLLVQLVKPEAGNTIYDPTVGSGGFLIQSYQYVEEQGQDPNDLALYGQDSNGTVWSICNMNLILHNITRFTIENGDTLEHPQILENGQIRKFDRVLANPPFSQNYSRANLEFKNRFWEFCPETGKKADLMFVQHMIASLKTTGRMATIMPHGVLFRGGKEKLIREKLIENDVIEAIISLPPGLFYGTGIPACVLVVNKDKPDELKDKILFINADREYAEGKAQNKLRPEDIEKIDYVFTQKLEYPKYSRLVSKQEIAEEHDYNLNIRRYVDNTPEPEPEDVTAHLMGGIPEAEVIAQAGEFDRFGVDPDRLFEPLRPGYLAFQEAIAQKSAIKTTLEADDRLQDTLGQHYQILESWWQVARDDFAQLGEGKKMPEVRRELLMGLKQQLIPLGVLDEFKSAGVFVNWWQQIRYDLKTIINTGWHHSLIPDDYLIDEFFRGEIKAIEDLESQISAAQGELSEAVESAQEVANYEPDEDETVTVASIKKELKALMDDLKGASGASAKREYERYKAEYDGIVALEKHIKTLKSKLKEEKTKFDQKLRLKRVGDREFKLETEQSIAQVNEQLIELDPDNKDDKKKITVLLKDKKALEKRLKQVDHLMTEIGGQLTDEAAKMLILRKLYDWVKEQLTRYLNVEKRSLIALVEKFWDKYAVSSQELEAEREETLKTLNEYLSQLGYLDS; encoded by the coding sequence ATGGATGCGTCTGAGTTCAAGGAATTCATCTTCGGGATGCTGTTCTTGAAGCGGTTATCGGACGAGTTTGATCGCAAACGGGAAGAAATCAAACGCCAGTATGCCGACCTGGACGAGGAAATGGTCGCGGAATTGCTCGAAGACCCCCAATCCTACGGCGAAACCTTTTTCGTGCCGCGCCGCGCCCGCTGGCACGAGTCTTGGCTGGATGTTGATGAGGACGGCAACCCGGTACAAGTTCCAGCTATCAAACACCTGAAGCAGAATATCGGGGATATGCTCAATAAAGCCCTGGCTGCGGTTGAAGATACCAACGATGCCCTGGCGGGGGTACTCAAGAATAATATCAACTTCAATGCGGTCAAGGGAAAGACGAAGATCGCCGATCAAAAATGGAAGGACTTGATCGACCATTTCAACCAGCCAGGGTTTGTTCTGGTCAACGATAATTTTGAGTTTCCTGACCTGCTGGGGGCAGCTTACGAGTACCTAATCAAGTTTTTTGCGGACAGTGCCGGGAAGAAGGGAGGAGAATTTTACACCCCGGCCGAAGTGGTGCGGCTGTTGGTGCAACTGGTCAAACCGGAAGCGGGAAACACGATTTACGACCCCACAGTCGGCTCTGGGGGCTTCCTGATTCAGTCCTATCAGTATGTAGAAGAACAGGGACAAGACCCGAACGACCTGGCACTCTACGGACAGGATTCCAACGGCACGGTCTGGTCTATCTGCAACATGAACCTGATCCTGCACAACATTACCCGGTTCACGATCGAAAACGGCGACACCCTAGAACACCCACAGATTTTAGAGAACGGACAAATCCGCAAGTTCGATCGCGTCCTGGCAAATCCTCCCTTTTCCCAGAACTACAGCCGCGCCAATCTGGAATTTAAGAACCGCTTTTGGGAGTTCTGCCCGGAGACGGGGAAAAAAGCCGATCTGATGTTTGTGCAGCACATGATCGCCAGTTTGAAGACGACGGGACGGATGGCGACGATTATGCCTCACGGGGTTCTGTTTCGCGGTGGAAAGGAGAAGCTGATTCGGGAGAAGCTCATCGAAAACGATGTGATTGAGGCGATTATCAGCTTGCCACCGGGACTGTTTTATGGGACGGGCATCCCGGCCTGTGTGTTGGTGGTGAATAAGGACAAGCCGGATGAACTGAAAGATAAGATTCTGTTTATCAACGCCGATCGCGAATATGCCGAGGGCAAGGCACAGAACAAGCTACGCCCGGAAGATATTGAGAAAATCGATTATGTCTTCACCCAGAAGTTGGAGTATCCCAAATACAGCCGGTTGGTGAGCAAGCAGGAAATCGCGGAAGAGCACGACTACAACCTCAATATTCGCCGCTATGTCGATAACACGCCGGAACCGGAACCGGAGGATGTCACAGCCCACCTGATGGGCGGTATTCCCGAGGCGGAAGTTATAGCCCAGGCGGGTGAGTTCGATCGCTTCGGAGTCGATCCTGATAGGCTGTTCGAGCCATTGCGTCCGGGATATCTGGCATTTCAAGAGGCGATCGCGCAAAAGTCGGCGATTAAAACGACATTGGAGGCGGACGACCGTTTGCAGGATACCCTCGGTCAACATTACCAAATTCTAGAAAGCTGGTGGCAGGTGGCGAGGGATGACTTTGCCCAGTTGGGAGAGGGGAAGAAAATGCCCGAGGTGCGGCGGGAGTTGCTGATGGGGCTGAAACAGCAGTTAATCCCGTTGGGGGTGTTGGATGAGTTTAAGTCTGCCGGGGTGTTTGTGAACTGGTGGCAACAAATCCGCTATGACCTGAAAACGATTATTAACACGGGTTGGCATCATTCCCTGATTCCTGACGATTATTTGATTGACGAGTTTTTCCGGGGGGAAATTAAGGCGATCGAGGATTTGGAAAGCCAAATTAGTGCAGCCCAGGGAGAGTTAAGCGAGGCGGTGGAGTCAGCCCAGGAGGTGGCGAATTACGAACCAGACGAGGATGAAACGGTAACGGTGGCTTCAATTAAGAAGGAATTGAAGGCGTTGATGGATGATTTAAAAGGGGCATCGGGAGCATCGGCCAAGCGGGAATATGAGCGCTATAAAGCTGAATATGATGGGATTGTCGCGTTAGAAAAGCACATCAAAACTCTAAAATCGAAGCTGAAAGAGGAAAAAACGAAGTTTGACCAAAAGCTGCGGTTGAAGCGAGTCGGCGATCGCGAGTTCAAACTGGAAACCGAGCAATCCATCGCGCAGGTTAACGAGCAGCTTATCGAACTCGACCCGGACAACAAAGATGACAAGAAAAAAATCACCGTTTTACTCAAGGATAAAAAGGCCCTGGAAAAACGACTCAAGCAGGTCGATCACTTGATGACTGAGATTGGCGGACAACTGACCGACGAAGCCGCGAAAATGTTGATTTTGAGGAAACTTTACGACTGGGTGAAGGAGCAGTTAACCCGCTATTTGAATGTGGAGAAGCGATCTCTCATTGCTTTGGTTGAGAAGTTTTGGGATAAATATGCGGTATCGAGTCAGGAGTTGGAGGCGGAACGGGAGGAGACGCTGAAGACGTTAAATGAGTATTTGAGTCAGTTGGGGTATTTGGATTCATGA
- a CDS encoding restriction endonuclease subunit S, translating into MSVEGWEIKKIDELALVDQETLSESTDKNFCFYYIDIGSIIEGNLLIPSNTITFKEAPSRARKRVYFSDVLMSTVRPNLKSFVYFDRTDNNYIASTGFAVLSAKDGVDPRFILYSILSDKITAQIESYIVGSNYPAINSNDVRNLQVLTPPFVEQQQIANILSTVDRAIAQTEALIAKQQRIKTGLMQDLLTKGIDENGNIRSEETHEFKDSAIGRIPVEWDVKTLADLAEVDRGKFTHRPRNDPKFYGGDHPFIQTGDITSHIGRIVYKYTQTLNDRGTLVSKEFPKNTIAVTIAANIADTAILGISMFFPDSVVGVKVFKPNNTRFVEMMIRHFKPVLDGLAPQSAQKNINLEVLRPLKIPTPKPQEQRIIGELYNSLDSSQANEELILQKLSALKTGLMQDLLTGKVRVTPLLENSGGTAP; encoded by the coding sequence ATGAGCGTAGAAGGTTGGGAAATCAAGAAAATTGATGAACTAGCGTTAGTTGATCAGGAAACTCTCAGCGAATCGACGGATAAAAATTTTTGTTTTTATTATATTGATATTGGTTCTATCATTGAAGGAAATTTATTGATTCCATCCAACACAATCACTTTTAAAGAGGCTCCTAGTCGTGCAAGAAAAAGAGTTTATTTTAGTGATGTTTTAATGTCTACGGTTAGACCTAATCTTAAATCTTTTGTTTATTTTGATAGAACAGATAACAATTATATTGCGTCAACGGGATTTGCCGTTTTATCTGCGAAGGATGGAGTAGATCCGCGTTTTATTCTTTATTCAATTTTATCGGATAAAATTACGGCCCAGATTGAATCTTATATAGTAGGTTCAAACTATCCAGCGATAAACTCTAATGATGTCCGTAATCTCCAAGTTCTTACCCCGCCTTTTGTCGAACAACAACAGATTGCAAATATTCTCTCTACAGTCGATCGCGCCATCGCCCAAACCGAAGCCCTCATCGCCAAACAGCAGCGCATCAAAACCGGATTGATGCAGGACTTGCTGACTAAGGGCATCGACGAAAACGGCAATATTCGCAGCGAAGAAACCCACGAGTTTAAGGATAGTGCGATCGGTCGTATTCCTGTGGAGTGGGATGTTAAAACACTCGCAGACTTGGCAGAAGTTGATCGGGGTAAGTTTACTCATCGGCCACGAAACGATCCGAAATTTTATGGTGGTGACCATCCCTTTATTCAGACTGGAGATATAACCTCTCATATTGGTCGCATAGTTTACAAATATACACAGACTCTTAATGATAGAGGGACGTTAGTAAGTAAGGAGTTTCCAAAAAATACGATCGCAGTTACTATCGCGGCGAATATAGCAGACACAGCTATTCTGGGTATTTCTATGTTTTTTCCGGATAGTGTTGTTGGTGTGAAGGTTTTCAAGCCTAATAATACTCGCTTTGTTGAGATGATGATTCGTCATTTTAAACCTGTACTTGATGGATTGGCTCCTCAAAGCGCTCAAAAGAACATAAACCTTGAAGTATTGAGACCCTTAAAAATTCCCACACCAAAGCCACAAGAACAGAGAATAATTGGAGAGCTATACAATTCCTTAGATTCCAGTCAAGCAAATGAAGAGCTAATACTTCAAAAACTATCTGCGCTCAAAACCGGACTCATGCAAGACCTCCTAACCGGAAAAGTCCGCGTCACCCCATTACTGGAAAACAGTGGAGGTACAGCCCCGTGA
- a CDS encoding putative DNA binding domain-containing protein, with the protein MTPQLPAQESLTVEFKSDRNKLSDRDLIEAITCLANTEGGELWLGVEDDGTPTGLHSSRSQLNYLVGLVAARTAPSLSVQVEAVTLESITVARIQIPQARGEIATSNGVYLRRRLKPDETPECVPILPHDRISRASRFGLTDVSAQPVAESTLQDFDPLERDRLRQCIQSYGGDRPLLELDDEALDGALGFTRRQPDGSRIPTLTGLLLIGRETALRELVPTHEFAFQVLAQEAVRFNEFRRFPLLKALDWLETNFRPYNPEQEIQIGLFRVPIPKVDMSAFREAIANALIHRDYHQLGAVHVRLEDEALSVSNPGGLVEGVTLANLLTTEPRPRNLCLADAMKRIGIVERSGRGIDSIYRGLLRFGRPAPDYSDTSNTSVVLHLATADADLKFLRLVVEEENRQGKSLPIDSLIALATLREAKRLSAAQLATAIHRTPSQARKTLEVLNELGLIQAHGTNNRTYTFTPTVYQATGNQAEYTRQAAFSALQHEQMVISYVEQHGQIRRSEVMDLCRLSEGQAKMLLKRLKDKGAIVLEGKGRNALYRIG; encoded by the coding sequence GTGACTCCCCAACTTCCCGCCCAGGAAAGCCTCACCGTCGAATTTAAAAGCGACAGAAACAAACTGTCAGATCGGGATTTAATCGAAGCCATTACCTGCCTTGCCAACACCGAAGGCGGCGAATTGTGGCTAGGTGTAGAAGACGACGGAACGCCTACGGGACTACACTCCAGCCGTTCACAACTTAACTATTTAGTGGGTCTTGTGGCAGCACGAACCGCCCCCTCTCTCTCTGTCCAAGTCGAAGCTGTTACCCTAGAGAGCATAACCGTCGCCCGCATCCAAATCCCCCAAGCCAGAGGAGAAATTGCCACCAGTAACGGCGTGTATTTACGTCGTCGCCTCAAACCTGACGAAACCCCCGAATGTGTTCCTATCTTGCCCCATGATCGCATTAGTCGCGCCAGTCGCTTCGGTCTGACCGATGTATCCGCCCAACCCGTTGCTGAGAGTACCCTACAAGACTTTGACCCCTTAGAACGAGATCGGTTGCGTCAGTGCATCCAAAGCTACGGAGGCGATCGCCCTTTACTCGAACTCGACGACGAAGCACTGGATGGAGCCTTGGGCTTCACCCGCCGCCAACCCGATGGCAGTCGCATCCCCACCCTCACCGGACTGCTCCTCATCGGTCGAGAAACCGCCCTTCGGGAATTAGTTCCGACCCATGAATTCGCCTTTCAAGTCTTGGCACAGGAAGCCGTGCGATTTAACGAATTTCGACGCTTTCCTCTCCTCAAAGCCCTCGACTGGCTAGAAACCAACTTTCGCCCCTACAACCCCGAACAAGAAATTCAAATTGGGCTGTTTCGCGTCCCTATTCCTAAAGTGGATATGAGCGCATTTCGGGAAGCGATCGCCAACGCCCTCATCCATCGCGACTATCACCAACTCGGGGCCGTCCATGTCCGCCTCGAAGACGAAGCCCTGAGCGTCAGTAACCCAGGCGGTTTGGTCGAAGGAGTCACCCTCGCCAATTTGCTGACAACCGAACCTCGCCCCCGTAATCTCTGCCTAGCGGATGCCATGAAACGGATCGGCATCGTAGAGCGCTCGGGACGCGGCATCGATAGCATCTATCGAGGACTCCTGCGGTTTGGAAGACCCGCCCCCGATTACAGCGATACCAGTAACACCAGCGTTGTCCTCCACCTCGCCACCGCCGACGCCGACTTGAAATTTCTCCGCCTTGTTGTTGAAGAAGAAAACCGCCAAGGCAAATCTCTCCCCATTGATAGCCTCATTGCCCTAGCCACACTCCGCGAAGCCAAGCGACTCAGTGCCGCGCAACTAGCCACAGCCATCCACCGCACTCCGTCTCAAGCTCGCAAAACCCTCGAAGTTCTCAACGAACTCGGTCTGATCCAAGCCCACGGCACAAACAACCGGACCTATACCTTTACCCCGACTGTTTATCAAGCCACCGGAAATCAAGCCGAATACACTCGTCAAGCGGCATTTTCAGCCCTCCAACATGAGCAAATGGTGATCAGTTATGTAGAGCAGCATGGTCAAATCAGGAGATCTGAAGTGATGGATCTGTGTCGTTTATCAGAAGGGCAGGCCAAAATGTTGCTCAAGCGACTTAAGGATAAAGGTGCCATTGTCCTAGAAGGTAAAGGACGCAATGCCCTTTATCGCATCGGATAA
- a CDS encoding type I restriction endonuclease subunit R: MKPDKTPKALKIDERSHVEKPLLDQLAGLGWEILDLERGQKPSDSYRENFRQVVLIPVLRSQLQTINPWLEDDQTEDVIKQLTAHFPSNNLLENNRHSFNLLQQKPSVSENRQTGETSPNVTIIDFERPANNRYIAVCQFKVRILGTENHIIPDIVLFLNGLPVVVIECKSPKTQEPIPEAIDQMMRYSEQRGNKGEGNPELFYFNQFIIATCRNQAKFGTITTRTEKYFYRWADPYPRTLEDLDHGNSSPNDQQRLVAGMCDPANLLEIIRNFTLFSVNDKGETLKIVGRYQQFRAVKQAVQRLLNGTTPRERSGIIWHTQGSGKSLTMMFMVRAMYRHPNLCQWKVVFITDRTNLENQLSETGQGVGFTVNSANSITELKELLRSDSSNLVMGMIHKFQERDLTETFPELNPATNILIMTDEAHRSQYALLGANLDRALPNATRIGYTGTPIDKTEKVFGDYIDKYTIRQSIEDKVTLQIIYEGRTQNAEVCDRGAMDANFEDIFSDYNLSERLKILGYGSRNAYLEADEIIAAKARDMVAHYVRQIFPNGYKAQVVTTSREAAKRYKKHLDMALSDEIRQLEASNPHNINIERLRRLKTDVVISGSHNDKPDFKPYTNPSTHRTTIKSFKLSFDAEDEGTTGDIGIIVVSDMLLTGFDAPIEQVLYLDKVIHSHNLLQAIARVNRVAGEGKEKGFVVDYVGIGHHLKRAIDNYDEREQREVEETLSFPEDEIRQLETDYRAVMDLLESYGLADLTDYDAFYDVFYDEEIRFEYIEAFGQLTRSLNLVYPAKEALNYQADYKTLAEINVFASRHFQDTRLSMKGIPDKLRQITDAHLKSKGISQKVKPISILDDQFEHEVLATHRRTKNKAAAIEHALRNHIDIDLDDDPDLQASFAEALAEILEQFKDNWDKIYEELEKLRQRLKDAENEPTYGLHKKKEMPFFRMLKRECFGDTELDETRLSQSVTLTQQVYALVEQELKLAGFWESKPAQNRLHAEIQKLLLSPEVRSAIPNIFQNRKRIIGKIMEIAEKNSDRILYAK; encoded by the coding sequence ATGAAACCCGACAAAACTCCCAAAGCTCTTAAAATTGACGAACGCAGCCATGTTGAGAAACCTTTGCTCGACCAACTTGCCGGGTTGGGGTGGGAAATATTAGACCTAGAGAGAGGACAGAAACCCTCCGACAGCTACCGGGAAAACTTCCGCCAAGTCGTTCTGATTCCGGTATTGAGATCGCAACTCCAAACCATCAACCCCTGGCTGGAAGACGACCAAACCGAAGACGTTATCAAACAACTCACCGCCCACTTTCCCAGTAATAACCTCCTAGAAAATAACCGCCACAGTTTCAACCTGCTGCAACAAAAGCCCAGTGTCTCGGAAAATCGCCAAACTGGGGAAACTAGCCCCAACGTCACAATTATCGACTTTGAGCGCCCCGCAAACAACCGCTACATCGCCGTCTGTCAGTTCAAAGTCCGCATTCTGGGCACCGAAAATCACATCATTCCCGATATCGTCCTGTTCCTCAACGGTTTGCCCGTCGTCGTCATTGAGTGCAAGTCCCCCAAAACCCAGGAACCCATCCCCGAGGCGATCGACCAGATGATGCGCTACAGCGAACAGCGAGGGAACAAAGGCGAGGGCAACCCCGAACTGTTCTATTTCAACCAGTTCATCATCGCCACCTGTCGCAATCAAGCCAAATTCGGCACCATCACCACCCGCACCGAAAAATACTTTTATCGCTGGGCCGACCCCTACCCCCGCACCCTAGAAGACCTCGATCACGGCAACAGTTCCCCCAACGACCAACAGCGCCTCGTGGCCGGAATGTGCGATCCTGCCAACCTCCTAGAAATTATCCGTAACTTCACCCTATTCTCCGTCAACGACAAAGGCGAAACCCTCAAAATCGTCGGTCGTTACCAACAGTTTCGAGCCGTTAAACAAGCTGTGCAACGCCTGCTCAACGGCACAACCCCGAGGGAGCGAAGCGGCATTATCTGGCACACCCAAGGCTCGGGCAAATCCCTAACCATGATGTTTATGGTTCGGGCCATGTATCGCCACCCCAACCTCTGCCAGTGGAAAGTTGTCTTTATCACCGATCGCACCAACCTCGAAAATCAACTCTCGGAAACCGGCCAGGGCGTGGGGTTCACCGTCAACTCCGCCAATAGCATCACCGAACTGAAGGAACTCCTCCGCAGCGACTCATCGAACCTAGTTATGGGGATGATCCACAAATTCCAAGAGCGAGATCTAACAGAAACTTTCCCGGAACTCAACCCTGCCACCAATATCCTCATTATGACCGACGAGGCCCACCGCTCCCAATATGCCCTCCTGGGGGCAAACCTCGATCGCGCCCTGCCCAACGCCACCCGCATCGGCTACACCGGAACCCCCATCGACAAAACTGAAAAAGTGTTCGGGGACTACATCGACAAATACACGATCAGGCAGTCCATTGAGGATAAAGTCACCCTTCAGATCATCTACGAGGGGCGCACCCAAAACGCCGAAGTTTGCGATCGCGGCGCGATGGATGCGAATTTTGAAGATATTTTCAGCGACTACAACCTGTCAGAACGCCTAAAAATCTTGGGTTACGGCTCCCGCAATGCCTACCTCGAAGCCGACGAGATTATCGCCGCCAAAGCCAGGGACATGGTTGCCCACTACGTCCGGCAGATTTTCCCCAACGGTTATAAAGCCCAAGTTGTCACGACATCCCGCGAAGCGGCCAAACGCTACAAGAAACACTTAGACATGGCCCTCTCAGATGAAATTCGCCAACTCGAAGCATCCAACCCCCATAACATCAATATAGAACGACTCAGGCGACTCAAAACTGACGTCGTGATTTCTGGCAGTCACAACGATAAACCCGACTTCAAACCGTACACCAACCCCTCCACCCACAGAACCACCATCAAAAGTTTCAAACTTTCTTTTGATGCCGAAGATGAAGGCACAACTGGAGATATAGGCATCATTGTTGTTAGTGATATGCTCTTGACGGGGTTCGATGCCCCCATTGAGCAAGTGCTGTATCTCGACAAGGTGATCCACTCTCACAACTTATTGCAGGCGATCGCTCGGGTGAACCGCGTCGCCGGGGAAGGGAAAGAAAAGGGTTTTGTGGTGGACTATGTGGGCATCGGACACCATCTCAAACGGGCGATCGATAACTACGACGAACGGGAACAGCGAGAAGTTGAAGAAACCCTCAGTTTCCCGGAGGACGAGATCCGCCAACTCGAAACCGACTACCGGGCAGTCATGGACTTACTGGAGAGTTACGGACTGGCAGATTTAACCGATTACGATGCGTTCTATGATGTGTTTTACGATGAAGAAATCCGGTTCGAGTACATTGAGGCGTTCGGGCAACTCACCCGAAGCCTCAACTTAGTTTATCCCGCTAAAGAAGCCCTCAATTATCAAGCCGACTACAAAACCCTGGCTGAAATCAACGTTTTTGCAAGCCGCCACTTCCAAGACACTCGCCTGAGTATGAAGGGCATCCCGGACAAACTCCGTCAAATCACCGACGCTCATTTAAAATCGAAAGGAATTAGCCAAAAAGTCAAACCGATCTCGATTTTAGATGACCAATTTGAGCATGAAGTTCTCGCCACTCACCGACGCACAAAAAACAAAGCCGCCGCGATCGAACACGCCTTGCGAAACCACATCGATATCGACCTGGACGACGATCCGGATTTACAAGCCTCATTTGCCGAAGCCCTGGCCGAGATATTAGAGCAGTTCAAAGACAACTGGGATAAAATCTACGAAGAACTGGAAAAACTGCGTCAACGCTTGAAAGATGCAGAAAACGAACCCACCTACGGACTGCATAAGAAAAAAGAAATGCCTTTCTTTCGAATGTTGAAACGGGAGTGTTTTGGCGACACCGAGCTAGATGAAACTAGACTCTCTCAGTCCGTCACCTTGACTCAACAAGTTTATGCGTTGGTCGAGCAAGAGCTTAAACTGGCTGGCTTTTGGGAGAGCAAGCCAGCACAAAATAGGCTACACGCAGAAATTCAAAAATTGTTATTGTCCCCAGAAGTTCGATCGGCAATTCCCAATATATTTCAAAATAGAAAGCGGATTATTGGTAAAATCATGGAGATTGCAGAAAAAAACAGCGATCGTATCTTATACGCTAAATAG
- a CDS encoding M48 family metallopeptidase codes for MQFDYEVVFSPKRKKLTITVERDRSIVVKAPTGTCLDKIRAIVESRKQWLYEKTRHSQKYRPPLHPPGKELVNGESLLYLGQSYRLELVETVDRISLVNNCFLVPKYQSKQRGDVFRKWYIEQAKLIIFPRVRHYAECLGVSYNQAKITDSKYRWGSCTPKNNLTFNWRLVKAPMFVINYVVIHELTHFLEANHTPRFWGIIRSQTPHMEKAKHWLKVHGSLLDETL; via the coding sequence ATGCAGTTTGATTATGAGGTGGTTTTTTCTCCAAAACGTAAAAAGCTGACGATTACAGTGGAGCGCGATCGCTCGATTGTGGTGAAAGCGCCAACCGGAACTTGTCTCGATAAGATTCGGGCGATCGTTGAATCGCGCAAGCAGTGGCTCTATGAAAAAACCCGCCACTCCCAAAAATATCGCCCCCCACTTCATCCTCCTGGCAAGGAACTAGTGAACGGAGAATCATTGTTATATTTGGGTCAAAGTTACCGTTTAGAGTTAGTTGAAACGGTTGATCGTATTTCCCTGGTCAACAACTGCTTTCTTGTGCCTAAATATCAGTCTAAACAGCGGGGGGACGTCTTCCGAAAATGGTATATCGAACAGGCAAAACTGATTATTTTTCCTCGGGTTCGCCATTACGCCGAATGTCTCGGAGTGTCCTACAACCAGGCAAAAATTACGGATAGCAAATATCGATGGGGGTCTTGTACCCCAAAAAATAACCTTACCTTCAACTGGCGATTGGTCAAAGCTCCGATGTTTGTTATCAATTATGTAGTTATTCACGAATTAACCCATTTTTTGGAAGCCAACCACACCCCCCGTTTTTGGGGGATTATTCGCTCCCAAACCCCACACATGGAAAAAGCCAAGCACTGGCTTAAGGTACATGGTTCTTTGCTAGACGAGACGCTATAG